Proteins encoded by one window of Salvia splendens isolate huo1 chromosome 5, SspV2, whole genome shotgun sequence:
- the LOC121803214 gene encoding cytochrome P450 716B1-like, producing MNPLSFWVIGVVIVGVASLAFVMKNCKSKNERKLPPGKMGWPWVGETIDFYKAQKKNRLYQDFIQARIRKHGLTFKTRLMGHPTVVVSGAEANKFFLSNEFKLVVSSWPSSSVQLMGVNSIMEKQGEAHRCLRGIVATSLSSSGLDNLVPRICNTVTMHLERYWSGGDKTISLYGLTKLLTFTIVVECLLGIEVKPGMLEMFEKVLEGVFAVPFSFPGSKFSRAKRVRKEIEEMLVEIIRDRRREMEEESDGGGILLSKFVAALIRGEITEAEVADNIVLLVFAAHDTTSFAIAMTFRMLAHHPNCYALLQKEHENIVPREALTYEDVKKMNYTWQVASESIRIFPPIFGSFRKAIQDIEFDGYTIPKGWKVLWTAYGTHYDSNYFEDPLRFEPGRFDDPVQPFSYVPFGGGPRLCAGYQLAKLNILIFVHYVVTRYNWTLENLDEPITVDPLPFPFQGMPIRISPKSQ from the exons ATGAATCCTTTGTCTTTCTGGGTTATTGGTGTTGTTATTGTTGGTGTTGCTTCATTGGCGTTTGTGATGAAAAATTGCAAAAGCAAAAATGAGAGGAAACTGCCTCCGGGGAAGATGGGTTGGCCTTGGGTAGGTGAAACCATAGATTTCTACAAAGCTCAAAAGAAAAATAGGCTTTACCAAGACTTCATCCAAGCCCGCATCCGAAAGCACGGCCTCACCTTCAAGACGAGGCTGATGGGCCACCCAACTGTGGTGGTGAGTGGGGCCGAGGCCAACAAGTTCTTCCTCTCCAACGAGTTCAAGCTAGTTGTGAGCTCGTGGCCCTCCTCCTCCGTGCAGTTGATGGGAGTGAACTCGATCATGGAGAAACAAGGGGAGGCGCACCGCTGCCTACGTGGCATCGTGGCCACCAGCCTCAGCTCGTCCGGCCTTGACAATCTGGTGCCTAGGATTTGCAACACTGTGACAATGCACTTGGAAAGATATTGGAGTGGTGGGGACAAAACTATTAGTCTCTATGGGCTAACAAAACTTTTGACATTCACTATTGTTGTAGAATGCTTGTTGGGGATTGAGGTGAAACCCGGGATGTTGGAGATGTTCGAGAAGGTTCTTGAAGGGGTGTTCGCGGTCCCTTTTAGCTTCCCAGGGTCCAAATTCTCGAGGGCGAAAAGGGTGAGGAAGGAGATAGAGGAGATGCTGGTGGAGATTATAAGGGATAGGAGAAGAGAAATGGAAGAAGAGAGTGATGGGGGAGGGATTCTCCTGTCCAAGTTTGTTGCTGCCCTGATTCGAGGTGAGATTACTGAGGCGGAGGTGGCTGATAACATTGTGTTGCTCGTGTTTGCAGCCCACGACACCACCTCCTTTGCCATTGCCATGACCTTCAGGATGCTGGCTCATCATCCAAACTGCTATGCTCTCCTTCAAAAAG AACACGAAAATATCGTACCACGCGAAGCTCTCACGTACGAGgatgtgaagaagatgaactACACATGGCAAGTGGCAAGCGAGAGCATCAGGATTTTCCCTCCAATTTTCGGCTCTTTTAGAAAAGCAATCCAAGATATTGAATTCGATGGATACACGATTCCCAAGGGCTGGAAG GTGTTGTGGACAGCATACGGAACACATTACGATTCCAACTACTTTGAAGATCCGTTGAGATTCGAACCAGGTAGGTTCGACGACCCGGTCCAGCCCTTCTCGTACGTTCCGTTTGGCGGAGGGCCTAGATTGTGTGCAGGATACCAATTAGCAAAGCTAAACATACttatatttgtacattatgttgTGACTAGGTATAATTGGACATTAGAGAATCTTGATGAGCCAATTACAGTAGATCCTCTCCCATTCCCTTTTCAAGGAATGCCAATTAGGATCTCTCCCAAGTCGCAATAA